One segment of Mycolicibacterium sp. YH-1 DNA contains the following:
- a CDS encoding ABC transporter permease: MDTDAPTRNTAHTEAGHEAPAAARAAAIVVALTTLIAIVAIAFALPASRSAPHDVPIGVAGPPVLTTQITDQVGRAAPGAFAVTVYSEAAGLREAILNRDAYGGIVVDQQGPTLLIATGASPAVAAMLGQLGSGMAQATGMPLRTEDLAPPTADDPRGAGLAATALPITLAAILPAIALVLALKREVWIRLTAAVAFAPVAGISVAAILTYVLGLVETNFWGVAAGLTLGIAAALLPILGLGSMFGRAGLAVGAVLALLVGNPLSGIAGAPELLPAGWGAFGQLLPQGATATLLRSTTYFSGAGATSAVVVLTCWAVVGALLVAIAAARQKQ, encoded by the coding sequence ATGGACACCGACGCGCCAACGCGGAACACCGCTCACACCGAGGCCGGCCACGAAGCTCCCGCCGCCGCGCGGGCCGCCGCCATCGTCGTCGCCCTGACCACACTGATCGCCATCGTGGCGATCGCGTTCGCCCTGCCCGCATCCCGATCAGCACCACACGACGTGCCGATCGGTGTCGCAGGCCCGCCCGTGCTGACCACCCAGATCACCGACCAGGTTGGGCGCGCGGCGCCGGGTGCCTTCGCCGTCACCGTCTACTCCGAGGCCGCTGGGCTGCGCGAGGCGATCCTGAATCGCGACGCATACGGCGGCATCGTCGTCGATCAGCAGGGCCCAACACTGCTGATCGCCACCGGCGCCAGCCCTGCCGTCGCCGCCATGCTCGGACAACTGGGCAGCGGTATGGCCCAGGCCACCGGGATGCCCTTGCGCACAGAGGATCTCGCGCCACCGACCGCCGATGACCCGCGCGGCGCAGGGCTAGCGGCCACCGCCCTGCCGATAACACTCGCGGCCATCCTGCCCGCGATCGCGCTGGTTCTCGCCCTGAAACGCGAGGTCTGGATCCGTCTGACCGCGGCCGTCGCGTTCGCCCCCGTCGCGGGCATCAGCGTGGCCGCCATTCTGACCTACGTACTGGGCTTGGTCGAGACCAACTTCTGGGGCGTGGCGGCTGGCCTGACGCTCGGTATCGCGGCCGCGTTGTTGCCCATCCTGGGCCTTGGCTCGATGTTCGGCCGGGCCGGCCTGGCCGTCGGCGCGGTGCTCGCACTACTGGTTGGCAACCCGCTCTCAGGCATCGCCGGGGCCCCAGAACTGCTGCCGGCCGGATGGGGCGCATTCGGCCAACTGCTACCGCAGGGCGCGACCGCGACCCTACTTCGTTCGACGACCTACTTCTCCGGGGCGGGTGCGACGAGCGCGGTCGTGGTTCTCACCTGCTGGGCCGTGGTGGGTGCGCTGTTGGTGGCCATCGCCGCAGCCCGCCAGAAGCAGTAG
- the hxlB gene encoding 6-phospho-3-hexuloisomerase encodes MTETVEPLLAQFSEGRRIVLDETRRVMTSLDEEAWNRAATLITGARSVFVIGNGRSGLAAQMAAMRLVHLGLRVHVVGESTAPAIGAADTLIAVSGSGTTPSVVQAADTAREHGADVVAITTASTSPLARRADVVVILPAADKQDHTGSASRQYAGSLFEQMVLLAFDAQFHALWANTNQTAERLWARHANLG; translated from the coding sequence ATGACCGAGACCGTCGAGCCGCTGCTCGCGCAGTTCAGCGAGGGGCGCCGCATTGTGCTCGACGAGACCCGACGCGTGATGACGTCCCTGGATGAGGAAGCGTGGAACCGCGCGGCAACGCTGATCACCGGAGCGCGATCGGTCTTCGTCATCGGGAACGGCCGCAGTGGTCTCGCCGCTCAGATGGCGGCCATGCGCCTGGTCCATCTGGGCCTGCGCGTGCACGTCGTCGGTGAGAGCACCGCACCGGCGATCGGTGCCGCGGACACCTTGATCGCGGTCTCTGGATCCGGGACCACGCCGTCGGTTGTGCAAGCGGCCGACACCGCACGCGAGCACGGTGCCGACGTCGTCGCCATCACAACGGCGTCGACATCGCCGCTCGCTCGGCGGGCCGATGTCGTCGTGATCCTGCCTGCCGCCGACAAACAGGATCACACCGGTTCGGCCAGTCGACAGTACGCGGGAAGCCTCTTCGAACAAATGGTGCTGTTGGCGTTCGACGCCCAGTTTCACGCGCTGTGGGCCAACACGAACCAGACAGCCGAGCGGCTCTGGGCGCGGCACGCAAATCTCGGCTGA
- a CDS encoding FAD-binding oxidoreductase gives MGLDDRDALVTLRTAIDPDELISDVYTRWFALDISVRDLFPPDLAHQRAAFAKALSWLLGEIIEQRAEEPVAFLAQLGRDHRKYGVTQLHYNGLQTALLGALAHHFSDRWDHALAGTARDVVELIVGVMRGAADAEKGPPYRDAEVIDHIRATRDVSIVRLQLDQPLFYHPGQYVTVEVPQWPRRWRFLTPSIPADRGGAIEFHIRSVTGGMVSTAIIGETRIGDRWRLSNPHGGLHVDRDGGDVLMVAGSSGLAPLRTLIMDLSRFAENPRVHLFFGGRYPCDLYDLNTLWQIASTNPWLSVTPVSEFSTNPPWAADFPVTDPPRGLHVRQSGLLPEVVTRYGSWSDRQILISGGSAMIAATKAALVAKGADPQRIQHDPVVD, from the coding sequence GTGGGGCTAGACGATCGCGACGCGCTGGTTACTCTGCGCACCGCTATCGACCCGGATGAGCTCATCAGCGACGTCTACACCCGGTGGTTCGCCCTCGACATCTCCGTCCGCGATCTGTTCCCCCCCGACCTCGCCCACCAGCGCGCAGCCTTCGCCAAGGCGCTGTCCTGGCTGCTGGGCGAGATCATCGAGCAGCGCGCCGAGGAACCCGTCGCGTTCCTCGCACAACTGGGCCGCGATCACCGCAAGTACGGTGTGACACAACTGCATTACAACGGCCTGCAGACGGCTCTGCTCGGCGCCCTGGCCCACCACTTCAGCGACCGCTGGGACCACGCGCTGGCCGGCACCGCGCGCGATGTGGTGGAGCTGATCGTCGGGGTGATGCGGGGAGCCGCCGACGCCGAGAAGGGCCCGCCCTACCGCGACGCAGAAGTCATCGACCACATCCGGGCCACCCGCGATGTGTCGATCGTGCGGCTGCAACTCGACCAGCCGCTGTTCTATCACCCGGGTCAGTACGTCACCGTCGAGGTTCCGCAGTGGCCCAGACGCTGGCGCTTTCTCACCCCGTCGATACCCGCCGACCGCGGCGGCGCCATCGAGTTCCACATCCGGTCGGTCACCGGCGGGATGGTGAGCACCGCGATCATCGGCGAGACCCGGATCGGCGACCGTTGGCGACTGTCCAACCCGCACGGGGGCCTGCACGTCGACCGTGACGGGGGTGACGTGCTGATGGTGGCGGGCAGCAGTGGGCTTGCCCCACTGCGGACGCTCATCATGGATCTGTCGCGATTCGCCGAGAACCCACGGGTGCACCTGTTCTTCGGTGGCCGTTACCCGTGCGACCTCTACGACCTGAACACGCTGTGGCAGATCGCGTCGACCAACCCCTGGCTGTCGGTGACGCCAGTCTCGGAGTTCTCCACGAATCCGCCATGGGCCGCCGACTTCCCCGTCACAGATCCACCGCGTGGACTGCACGTCCGCCAGAGCGGGCTGCTACCCGAGGTCGTCACCCGCTACGGCAGCTGGAGTGATCGCCAGATTCTGATCAGCGGCGGCTCGGCGATGATCGCGGCCACCAAGGCCGCACTGGTCGCCAAGGGCGCAGACCCTCAACGGATCCAACACGATCCCGTGGTCGATTGA
- a CDS encoding LuxR C-terminal-related transcriptional regulator, producing the protein MRDVIAGALPDIAARFSRLLKDITAHDALVIFTHECTGRPRKVSGSRDVIDRVTIAELEELRQSICPGQHVTDVRRIAGTDRRIWARRDVSDTLLVLVLRQSDVIEPDTAERVAAMFGLVATSIQQQVSQASPDYLAESRAASSERARTTAQLTEMHEATLSSILSTLRSHHLDDRRARLVALESASDALIAARSASAADRDLSEEAVSTAFARLRTELDTLVHPGEFDVEFVEPPVDGRPLPGEIAYGARALVRTIVLAFNARPGLTRLRIAWDCDGENVSIEVRDQSSGNVDHGALRRQLAGRLHTLGGHAEIETIPGWGNRVVATIPLDPPAVNPDERMLSTLNPREYEVLGHLAAGRRNKAIAADLGISESTVKFHVASLLRKLELTNRAEAGAVGIRAGIIPRGSAQR; encoded by the coding sequence ATGCGGGATGTCATCGCCGGTGCGCTGCCGGACATCGCAGCGCGGTTCTCCCGCCTCCTGAAGGACATCACCGCCCACGACGCGCTGGTGATCTTCACCCATGAGTGCACGGGGCGTCCTCGCAAGGTGTCGGGAAGCCGAGACGTCATCGACCGGGTGACCATCGCCGAACTCGAGGAACTCCGCCAGTCCATCTGCCCGGGCCAGCACGTCACCGATGTTCGCAGGATCGCGGGCACGGACCGGCGGATCTGGGCACGCCGCGATGTCAGTGACACATTGCTGGTGCTGGTGTTGCGGCAGTCCGACGTGATTGAGCCCGACACCGCCGAGCGGGTTGCGGCGATGTTCGGGCTGGTCGCGACGTCCATCCAACAACAGGTCTCGCAGGCCAGTCCCGACTACCTCGCCGAGTCGCGGGCCGCGTCGAGTGAGCGCGCCCGCACGACGGCGCAGCTCACCGAGATGCACGAGGCAACACTGTCATCGATCCTCAGCACGCTGCGATCCCACCACCTCGACGACCGACGGGCACGCTTGGTCGCCCTTGAGAGCGCCTCGGACGCCCTGATCGCCGCGCGATCGGCCAGCGCCGCTGACCGGGATCTCTCCGAGGAGGCGGTGTCCACCGCATTCGCCCGACTACGAACCGAACTCGACACCCTCGTGCACCCCGGCGAGTTCGACGTCGAGTTCGTCGAGCCACCGGTCGATGGACGACCGCTGCCCGGTGAGATCGCTTATGGAGCACGGGCTTTGGTGCGCACCATCGTCCTTGCCTTCAATGCCCGGCCAGGCCTCACCCGGTTGCGAATCGCATGGGACTGCGACGGTGAGAACGTGTCGATCGAAGTCAGGGACCAGAGTTCCGGCAACGTCGACCACGGCGCACTGAGACGCCAGCTCGCCGGGCGACTACACACCTTGGGCGGTCACGCCGAGATCGAAACGATTCCCGGCTGGGGTAACCGGGTGGTGGCCACCATCCCCCTCGATCCCCCAGCCGTGAACCCCGATGAGCGAATGCTGTCGACCTTGAATCCGCGCGAGTACGAAGTGCTCGGACATCTGGCCGCCGGTCGACGAAACAAGGCCATTGCCGCGGACCTCGGAATCAGCGAGAGCACCGTCAAGTTTCACGTCGCCAGCTTGTTGCGGAAGCTCGAGCTGACCAATCGCGCCGAGGCGGGCGCAGTCGGCATCCGCGCAGGGATCATCCCCCGCGGCAGCGCGCAGCGCTGA
- a CDS encoding aldose 1-epimerase codes for MPEFESVMLKDPASPLTATFVPAAGMIGTSLAEDGVEYLGQRRGLDAYVSAGKTMGIPILYPWANRLSASNYEVDGTEVTLTPGVGGVRTDDHGAPMHGVLAAHPGWVVTSGSDNSLSAVLDFGDEPTLLASFPFPHVLTQRVTLADRTLTIETTVTATTAASVPLCFGYHPYLRIPDVPREEWMLTTPYMRHLPVDDRGIPTGEHTDWIGGSEALDDIAYDDGFDQVPDGAVFALTGGDRRVEVRFESGYPAAQLFAPRNDDVVGIEPMAAPTDALRRGNYRVALAGTPATARFSVRIG; via the coding sequence ATGCCTGAGTTCGAGTCGGTCATGCTCAAGGATCCGGCGTCGCCGCTCACCGCGACCTTCGTGCCCGCGGCGGGCATGATCGGTACCTCGCTCGCCGAGGATGGCGTGGAGTACCTCGGTCAGCGGCGCGGCCTCGACGCCTACGTGAGCGCGGGCAAGACCATGGGGATTCCCATCCTCTATCCGTGGGCAAATCGCCTGAGCGCCAGCAACTATGAGGTCGACGGCACGGAAGTCACCTTGACCCCGGGTGTGGGCGGTGTGCGCACCGACGACCACGGCGCGCCAATGCACGGCGTGCTGGCGGCCCATCCCGGCTGGGTGGTGACATCGGGTTCGGACAACTCGCTGTCGGCCGTCCTGGACTTCGGCGACGAACCGACACTGCTGGCGTCGTTCCCGTTCCCGCACGTGCTGACCCAACGGGTCACGCTCGCCGACCGCACACTGACGATCGAGACGACGGTGACAGCGACGACGGCCGCATCGGTACCGCTGTGCTTCGGGTACCACCCCTATCTGAGGATTCCGGACGTACCGCGCGAGGAGTGGATGCTCACCACGCCGTACATGCGACACCTGCCCGTGGACGACAGGGGTATCCCCACCGGGGAGCACACCGACTGGATCGGCGGGAGCGAAGCGTTGGACGACATCGCCTACGACGACGGCTTCGACCAGGTGCCCGACGGAGCGGTGTTCGCGCTCACCGGCGGTGACCGGCGGGTCGAGGTGAGGTTCGAGAGCGGTTACCCCGCAGCGCAGTTGTTCGCACCGCGCAACGACGACGTCGTCGGCATCGAGCCCATGGCGGCACCCACTGATGCACTGCGGCGCGGCAACTACCGCGTCGCGCTGGCGGGAACGCCTGCGACCGCGCGGTTCTCGGTCAGGATCGGCTAG
- a CDS encoding LuxR C-terminal-related transcriptional regulator: protein MGPTEPDAPRGPVDDLPAEANRFVGRSRELKQLSNLLTRARLITLIGAGGAGKSRLAIQVARRARTSFPDGITYLSLADLQDGELLGQLVAGALGLRGAVRRWDVDALVEYLADSHRLLVFDNCEHIVGACAEFIDALLSGCPQVRVLATSRESIAVAGENTFPVLPLGVPAPDCPLDAFAQYDAVGLFVERATSVVPTFALNESNHQAVADLCRTLDGLPLALELAAVRMRALSLEQIVQLLSARPDLLDGGRRGGPTRQRTLRASMGWSYDLCSASEQLLWARLSVFSGGVELDAAEGICSDELLPRSDVMPLLSSLVEKSILIREERGERVRYRLLETVRQFGLTILGRETEEVTKGRRRHRDWYLDIIDKTMTDWRTAGQVDRLGLLRDDIANLRAALEFCVQQPGESTAGLRMASSLYHYWLLNGLLGEGSYWIDRLLAAVAESGPVRIRGLYVAACLATLRGEVDSAARMLAEASDMCDQHGDVAGRAYVVQAQGLMALVQDDSDEAVRLLTDSMHKFEAVDDNTGSAFTTVLYGIVSMLRGDSDRVAEAHDRTREMTVPYGESWIWSFSLWVSGMDSWNRGELTVSFELLTAALRLKRPLQDHLGIAECIEGIAWVTATSGELQRAAVLLGAADSIWHGMGMSAETVPGFYRHREESAKLARKLGERPFQAAHRQGRQMTLDESIAFALEESAQSRGSADAARPTKREREIAELVALGRSNQEVADELVLSRRTVEAHVQHLMAKLGFNSRSQVAAWVAHQNAARDLA, encoded by the coding sequence ATGGGCCCCACTGAACCTGATGCTCCGCGCGGCCCTGTGGACGACCTACCAGCGGAGGCGAACCGCTTCGTGGGGCGTTCCCGCGAACTCAAGCAACTGTCGAACCTTCTCACTCGGGCGCGGCTGATCACGCTTATCGGGGCCGGCGGAGCGGGTAAGAGCCGCCTTGCGATTCAGGTTGCGCGTCGAGCGCGCACCTCGTTTCCCGACGGAATCACCTACCTGTCGCTGGCCGACCTACAGGATGGCGAGCTGCTCGGGCAGCTGGTGGCCGGCGCGCTTGGGCTGCGCGGTGCGGTTCGTCGGTGGGATGTGGACGCACTGGTCGAATACCTCGCTGATTCCCATCGACTGCTGGTGTTCGACAACTGCGAGCACATAGTGGGTGCGTGCGCCGAGTTCATCGATGCCCTGTTGAGTGGCTGCCCGCAGGTCAGGGTGTTGGCAACCAGTCGGGAGTCGATCGCCGTCGCCGGTGAGAACACGTTCCCCGTCCTGCCTCTCGGGGTGCCTGCGCCGGATTGCCCGCTGGATGCCTTCGCGCAGTACGACGCCGTCGGTCTGTTCGTCGAACGCGCGACCTCGGTGGTGCCGACCTTCGCGCTCAATGAGTCCAACCATCAGGCGGTGGCCGACCTCTGCAGAACGCTCGATGGGTTACCGCTTGCCCTCGAGTTGGCCGCCGTCCGAATGCGCGCGCTATCGCTTGAGCAGATCGTGCAGCTCCTGTCGGCCCGGCCGGATCTGCTGGACGGTGGACGCCGCGGCGGCCCCACCCGTCAGCGCACCCTGCGTGCCTCGATGGGCTGGAGCTATGACCTGTGCTCGGCGTCCGAACAGCTGCTGTGGGCCCGGCTGTCGGTGTTCTCCGGCGGCGTGGAACTCGATGCGGCGGAGGGTATTTGCTCTGATGAGCTGCTGCCGCGGTCCGACGTCATGCCGCTGCTGTCGTCGTTGGTCGAGAAGTCCATCCTGATCCGCGAGGAGCGCGGCGAACGCGTCCGGTACCGACTGCTGGAGACGGTCCGTCAGTTCGGGCTCACGATCCTGGGGCGGGAAACCGAGGAGGTGACGAAAGGGCGCCGACGGCACCGTGACTGGTACCTGGACATCATCGACAAGACGATGACGGACTGGCGGACGGCAGGCCAGGTCGACCGACTGGGACTGCTTCGGGACGATATCGCGAATCTGCGTGCGGCCCTGGAGTTCTGCGTGCAGCAGCCCGGCGAGTCGACGGCGGGTCTCCGGATGGCGAGTTCGCTGTACCACTATTGGCTGCTCAACGGTCTGCTGGGGGAGGGCAGCTATTGGATAGATCGGCTGCTGGCCGCGGTGGCCGAGTCGGGGCCCGTGCGCATCCGGGGACTCTACGTCGCCGCGTGCCTGGCGACCCTGCGAGGCGAGGTCGATTCCGCCGCGCGCATGCTTGCGGAGGCCTCCGACATGTGCGACCAACACGGTGACGTCGCAGGGCGCGCGTACGTGGTGCAGGCGCAAGGTCTGATGGCCCTGGTCCAGGACGACTCCGACGAGGCAGTGCGGCTGCTGACGGACTCGATGCACAAGTTCGAGGCCGTCGACGACAACACCGGGTCGGCGTTCACCACGGTCCTGTACGGCATCGTCTCGATGCTGCGCGGCGACTCGGACCGCGTGGCCGAGGCGCATGACCGAACTCGCGAGATGACGGTTCCGTATGGGGAGTCGTGGATCTGGTCATTCTCCCTGTGGGTCTCCGGGATGGATTCGTGGAATCGTGGCGAGTTGACGGTCAGCTTCGAGTTGCTCACCGCAGCCCTGCGCCTGAAGCGGCCACTGCAGGATCACCTGGGGATCGCCGAGTGCATCGAGGGCATCGCCTGGGTCACGGCGACGAGCGGCGAGTTGCAGCGTGCCGCAGTCCTGCTGGGTGCGGCGGACAGCATCTGGCACGGCATGGGGATGTCCGCCGAGACGGTGCCGGGGTTCTATCGGCACCGTGAGGAGAGCGCCAAGCTTGCGCGAAAACTGGGCGAGCGGCCGTTCCAGGCCGCACATCGCCAGGGGCGCCAGATGACACTGGACGAGTCGATCGCGTTCGCCTTGGAGGAGTCCGCGCAGAGCCGCGGCTCGGCGGACGCCGCCAGGCCCACAAAGCGGGAACGTGAGATCGCCGAACTCGTCGCTCTCGGCCGGAGCAATCAGGAGGTCGCCGACGAACTGGTGTTGTCCCGCCGCACCGTCGAAGCGCATGTCCAGCACCTCATGGCCAAACTCGGGTTCAACTCACGCAGCCAGGTCGCCGCGTGGGTCGCGCATCAGAACGCCGCTCGCGACCTGGCGTGA
- the hxlA gene encoding 3-hexulose-6-phosphate synthase, which produces MTKLQVAIDLLTTADALALTNKVAEYVDVIELGTPLIKCAGMSVISAIKAAHPDKEVLADLKTADAGFLEADLAFAAGADLVTVLGTAGDPTIEGAVEAGRKHGKQVVADLIGVEHRIERAREVTKLGVAFVELHAGLDEQAQPGYSIHTLIEDGKTAGVPFAIAGGITADTIAAVRAAGAHVAVAGGAIYGAADPAAAARALKDALVK; this is translated from the coding sequence ATGACCAAGCTTCAGGTTGCCATCGATCTGCTCACCACCGCAGATGCGCTGGCACTCACCAACAAGGTCGCCGAGTACGTCGACGTGATTGAGCTGGGCACGCCGTTGATCAAGTGCGCCGGGATGAGCGTCATCAGCGCGATCAAGGCCGCACATCCGGACAAGGAGGTGCTCGCCGATCTCAAGACCGCCGATGCCGGCTTCCTGGAGGCCGACCTCGCCTTCGCCGCGGGGGCCGATCTGGTGACTGTTCTCGGCACCGCAGGCGACCCAACCATCGAGGGCGCTGTCGAGGCTGGCCGAAAGCACGGCAAGCAGGTCGTCGCAGACCTGATCGGTGTCGAGCACCGGATTGAGCGTGCCCGTGAGGTCACGAAACTCGGCGTCGCATTCGTCGAACTCCACGCGGGACTCGATGAGCAGGCCCAGCCCGGCTACTCGATCCACACCCTCATCGAGGACGGTAAGACGGCTGGGGTCCCGTTCGCGATCGCCGGCGGGATCACTGCGGACACAATCGCCGCCGTCCGCGCCGCAGGAGCGCACGTCGCCGTCGCGGGCGGTGCCATCTATGGCGCCGCGGATCCGGCGGCGGCTGCGAGGGCCCTCAAAGACGCGCTTGTGAAATAA
- the grpE gene encoding nucleotide exchange factor GrpE, with protein MTQGDPHDEPVTITDKRRIDPDTGAVRDAASGPAPSGSEPEAVTPDESNEAAELKATLQRVKAEYDNFRKRTDREKQVAAERGKASAVMQLLPVLDDLDRARGHGDLESGPLKSVAEKLSGALEGIGLVAFGAEGDVFDPSLHEAVQHEGDGSNPVIGTVMRQGYKLGDYVLRHAMVGVVDSVEEPDAANSTAAQAEADAD; from the coding sequence GTGACGCAGGGAGATCCGCACGACGAACCGGTGACCATCACCGACAAGCGGCGTATCGACCCCGACACCGGAGCAGTCCGTGATGCGGCCTCCGGCCCGGCCCCCAGTGGGTCGGAGCCGGAGGCAGTCACGCCGGACGAGTCCAACGAAGCCGCAGAACTGAAGGCGACGCTGCAGCGGGTCAAGGCCGAGTACGACAACTTCCGCAAGCGCACCGACCGCGAGAAGCAGGTTGCCGCCGAGCGGGGGAAGGCCTCCGCCGTCATGCAGCTGTTGCCCGTGCTCGACGACCTCGACCGAGCCCGCGGCCACGGTGATCTGGAGTCCGGTCCGCTGAAGTCGGTGGCCGAGAAGCTCTCCGGGGCACTTGAGGGCATCGGACTGGTGGCCTTCGGTGCCGAGGGTGATGTGTTCGACCCATCGCTGCACGAGGCTGTGCAGCACGAGGGCGACGGCTCCAATCCCGTAATCGGGACGGTCATGCGTCAGGGTTACAAGCTCGGCGACTACGTGCTGCGGCACGCCATGGTTGGGGTGGTCGATTCCGTCGAGGAACCGGACGCCGCGAATTCCACGGCGGCGCAGGCCGAAGCCGACGCGGACTGA
- a CDS encoding heat shock protein transcriptional repressor HspR — translation MAGKRGGDDARTFLISVAAELAGMHAQTLRTYDRLGLVSPQRSSGGGRRYSQHDVDLLREVQRLSQDEGVNLAGIKRIIELTNQVEALQSRLAEAVDEVELLRSGQRRDATKSTALVLWQPRRGARRSS, via the coding sequence ATGGCCGGCAAGCGCGGTGGAGACGACGCCAGGACCTTCCTGATCTCGGTCGCTGCCGAGCTCGCGGGTATGCACGCGCAGACGCTGCGTACCTACGACCGCCTCGGCCTGGTCAGCCCGCAACGCAGTTCCGGTGGCGGCAGGCGTTATTCGCAGCACGACGTCGACCTGCTCCGTGAGGTGCAGCGGCTGTCTCAGGACGAGGGCGTCAACCTCGCGGGGATCAAGCGCATCATCGAGCTGACCAATCAGGTCGAGGCGTTACAGTCGCGGCTGGCGGAGGCCGTCGATGAGGTCGAGCTATTGCGCTCCGGGCAGCGGCGAGATGCCACCAAGAGCACCGCGCTGGTGCTGTGGCAGCCGCGCCGGGGCGCACGCCGCTCCAGCTAG
- the dnaJ gene encoding molecular chaperone DnaJ → MAQREWVEKDFYKVLGVSSDASTDEIKRAARKLLAANHPDRNPGNHAAEERYKEASEAKEVLTDEKKKKEYDETRRLFAGGGGFGRRYSAGDGGFSGYGADGDVNLGDLFGAAGQTGGANIGDLFGGLFGRGAQQPRPSRPRRGNDLETETELSFLEATKGVAMPLRLTSPAPCTNCHGSGARPGTSPRVCPSCNGAGVISRNQGAFGFSEPCTECRGTGSLIDEPCDECHGEGKITRTRTINVRIPPGVEDNQRIRLAGQGEAGLRGAPSGDLYVTVHVRPDKVFGRDGDDLTVSVPVSFHELALGTTLSVPTLEGKVGVRVPKGTSDGRILRVRGRGVPKRNGGHGDLLVTVKVAVPPNLEGEAAEALEAYAKAERASGFDPRAGWAGN, encoded by the coding sequence ATGGCCCAACGCGAGTGGGTTGAGAAGGACTTCTACAAGGTGCTTGGCGTCTCCTCCGATGCCAGTACCGACGAGATCAAGCGTGCCGCGCGCAAGCTGCTCGCCGCGAACCATCCCGACCGCAACCCGGGTAATCACGCGGCAGAGGAGCGGTACAAGGAGGCCTCCGAGGCCAAAGAGGTCCTGACCGACGAGAAGAAGAAGAAGGAGTACGACGAGACCCGTCGGCTCTTCGCCGGTGGCGGCGGTTTCGGTCGCCGGTACAGCGCCGGTGACGGCGGCTTCAGTGGCTACGGCGCCGACGGCGACGTCAACCTCGGCGATCTCTTCGGTGCTGCGGGCCAGACCGGCGGTGCCAACATCGGCGACCTGTTCGGTGGACTGTTCGGCCGCGGCGCACAGCAGCCGCGACCCAGCCGACCGCGCCGGGGCAACGATCTCGAGACCGAGACCGAGCTGTCCTTCCTCGAGGCCACCAAGGGCGTGGCGATGCCGCTGCGGCTCACCAGCCCGGCCCCGTGCACGAACTGCCATGGCAGCGGCGCCCGTCCGGGCACCAGCCCGCGGGTCTGCCCATCGTGCAACGGCGCAGGGGTCATCAGCCGTAACCAGGGTGCGTTCGGGTTCTCCGAGCCCTGCACCGAGTGCCGCGGCACCGGGTCGCTCATCGACGAACCGTGCGACGAGTGCCACGGCGAGGGCAAGATCACCCGGACCCGCACCATCAACGTCCGGATTCCGCCGGGTGTCGAGGACAACCAGCGCATCCGCCTGGCTGGGCAGGGTGAAGCCGGCCTGCGGGGTGCACCGTCGGGTGACCTGTATGTCACCGTGCACGTGCGGCCCGACAAGGTGTTCGGTCGCGACGGTGACGACCTGACCGTCAGCGTCCCGGTCAGCTTCCACGAACTGGCCTTGGGGACAACGCTTTCCGTTCCTACGCTGGAGGGCAAGGTTGGTGTCCGGGTGCCGAAGGGCACATCGGATGGCCGCATCCTGCGCGTCCGCGGGCGGGGAGTGCCGAAGCGCAACGGCGGCCACGGAGACCTCCTGGTCACTGTCAAGGTCGCCGTGCCGCCCAACCTCGAGGGCGAGGCGGCCGAGGCGCTTGAGGCCTATGCCAAGGCAGAACGAGCCAGCGGATTCGATCCGCGGGCGGGATGGGCCGGAAACTGA